A window of Panicum virgatum strain AP13 chromosome 8K, P.virgatum_v5, whole genome shotgun sequence contains these coding sequences:
- the LOC120646003 gene encoding scarecrow-like protein 14 produces MDTVLEEIFVEDLTNPFLEHGMLGQSVFNVIACKGVDLLNHPERYKQWQNNNGHQSTLDPAFSKGVDAVGAFLRGMEEARMFLPNDNSSRRDELVNCMSRESSSHCGVKKRYNRDKHQDEVSRASKAVKMMEQEEIGVHKMFNEMMFHSYEVCITSMDNLRISMATESKKNNRKSISNKTRDVVDLRTLLVLCAQAVAANNHMCAHELLKQIKKHASASGDATQRLAQCFAKGLEARLLGTGSHLWQLLITERPSVMEFLQAYKLYLAAGSFIKVAVTYLIMIVMHAMIGKSKLHIVDYGPRFGFHLAGLLRVLASREGGPPEVKVTAIGCSNLRSCPTERTEDIGMLLSKCAREFGLPFKFHAIMMKSEKVCIEDLKTNDDEVLVVNDLFNFSTLMDESVFFDHPSPRDIVLNNIRNMRPNVFIQSIVNYSCGSSFLSRFRGALFYYTALFDMLDATIPRENQLRVLLEQGFLGHGALNAIACEGVDLMDHPEKYKQWQVRNQRAGLRQLPLKPHIVKELKEKVKQNYHNEFLISEDGQWLLQGWTGHVLFAHSTWVAEDVPSK; encoded by the exons ATGGACACCGTCCTGGAAGAAATATTTGTGGAGGATCTCACAAACCCTTTCCTGGAGCACGGGATGTTGGGGCAGTCTGTGTTCAATGTCATTGCCTGCAAGGGTGTGGACTTGTTGAACCATCCAGAAAGATATAAACAGTGGCAG AATAACAATGGTCACCAAAGCACACTGGACCCGGCCTTCTCCAAGGGCGTGGATGCAGTGGGTGCATTCTTGAGGGGCATGGAAGAGGCCAGGATGTTCTTGCCCAATGACAATAGTTCTAGAAGGGATGAACTGGTGAATTGTATGTCTAGGGAAAGTAGCAGCCACTGTGGGGTGAAGAAGAGATACAACAGGGACAAGCATCAAGATGAGGTAAGCAGGGCCAGCAAAGCTGTAAAGATGATGGAGCAGGAGGAGATTGGTGTGCACAAGATGTTCAACGAGATGATGTTTCACAGCTACGAGGTATGCATCACGAGCATGGACAATTTGCGTATTTCCATGGCCACGGAGTCAAAGAAGAATAACAGAAAGAGCATTAGCAACAAGACAAGGGATGTGGTGGACTTGCGCACATTGTTGGTCCTTTGTGCACAGGCGGTGGCTGCAAACAATCACATGTGTGCACATGAGCTACTGAAGCAGATCAAGAAACATGCATCAGCATCAGGGGATGCCACACAACGGCTAGCTCAATGTTTCGCCAAGGGGCTGGAGGCACGCTTACTGGGAACCGGTAGCCATCTTTGGCAGTTGCTTATTACGGAGCGCCCATCAGTCATGGAGTTCCTCCAGGCCTACAAGTTGTACCTGGCAGCTGGGAGCTTCATCAAGGTGGCAGTAACTTACTTAATTATGATTGTCATGCATGCCATGATAGGAAAAAGCAAGCTGCACATTGTGGATTATGGTCCACGTTTTGGGTTTCATTTGGCAGGCTTGCTCCGCGTGTTAGCAAGTAGGGAAGGTGGCCCGCCAGAGGTGAAGGTCACCGCCATAGGTTGCTCCAATCTACGGTCCTGCCCAACTGAACGAACTGAGGATATAGGGATGTTGCTCAGTAAGTGTGCCCGTGAATTTGGCTTGCCATTCAAGTTCCATGCCATCATGATGAAGTCGGAGAAAGTATGCATCGAGGACTTGAAGACAAATGATGATGAGGTGCTTGTCGTGAATGACCTTTTTAATTTCAGTACCTTGATGGATGAGAGTGTATTCTTTGATCACCCAAGCCCTAGGGATATTGTCCTCAATAACATTAGGAATATGCGGCCAAATGTCTTCATTCAGAGCATTGTGAACTACTCATGTGGTTCTTCCTTCTTGTCTCGGTTCCGCGGGGCTCTATTCTATTACACGGCACTCTTTGACATGTTGGATGCAACAATCCCACGGGAGAACCAACTGCGCGTGCTGCTGGAGCAGGGCTTTCTGGGGCACGGGGCACTGAATGCCATTGCCTGCGAGGGTGTAGACCTGATGGACCACCCTGAGAAATATAAACAGTGGCAAGTGAGAAACCAACGGGCTGGGTTGAGACAGTTGCCACTTAAACCACACATTGTCAAGGAACTGAAGGAAAAAGTCAAGCAGAACTACCATAATGAATTTTTGATCAGCGAGGACGGTCAATGGCTGCTGCAGGGGTGGACTGGGCACGTCCTCTTTGCCCACTCAACATGGGTAGCAGAAGATGTCCCTTCTAAATGA
- the LOC120645314 gene encoding scarecrow-like protein 33, with product MDTDDSQDSLFPDDMVLSYISRFLMEDDTEDKILRGNSDHPALLQVQEPFAQILFSPSISANSDNTTHKCNMEGANNLLQGRNGNQCTLSSAFSKGEDAAGAFLKSIEEASRFLPKDNGIRKDQLVNQECVNHRVIKKRYNRDEHHEREVCRASKAMMMMEELEEMFDKMMLRGYETCIKDMEKLRSAKADEAMNDKKSGSKMRTDVVDLCTLLIRCAQAMAAGSVMTAQELLKQIKQNASSTGDDTQRLAQCFSKGLEARLAGTGSQLWQLLTAEGPLVIEYLQAYKFYLAACCFNRVALFFNIMTIEHAMAGKSKLHIVDYGPHHGFQWAGLLRWMANREGGPPEVKITAISRLQPRSCPSEGIEDTGHRLGKCAREFGVPFKFHSITARWETICTDNLKTDADEVLVVIDLFNFSILMDESIYFDNPSPRDTVLNNIRKMRPDVFIQGVVNSSYGTSFLARFREALFYYSALFDMLDATIPRECKLRSVLEQGMLGHSVLNVIACEGVDLVNRPEKYRQWQVRNQRAGLRQLPLKPNIVKVLKEKVMKDHHRDFFVGEDGQWLLQGWKGRILYAHSTWVAEDAISE from the coding sequence ATGGACACTGATGATAGTCAGGATTCACTCTTCCCTGATGACATGGTCCTCTCCTACATCTCGCGTTTTCTCATGGAGGATGATACTGAAGACAAAATCTTGCGCGGAAACTCTGATCACCCTGCACTTCTCCAGGTGCAGGAGCCCTTTGCCCAAATCCTCTTCTCCCCTTCCATCAGTGCAAACAGTGACAACACCACACACAAGTGCAACATGGAGGGGGCCAATAATTTATTGCAGGGTCGCAACGGCAATCAGTGCACTCTCAGCTCAGCCTTCTCCAAGGGTGAGGATGCAGCGGGCGCATTCTTGAAGAGCATTGAAGAGGCAAGCAGGTTTTTGCCAAAAGACAATGGCATTAGAAAGGACCAGCTGGTGAACCAAGAATGTGTCAATCATAGGGTAATCAAGAAGAGGTATAACAGGGACGAGCATCATGAGAGGGAGGTTTGCAGGGCCAGCAAAGCTATGATGATGATGGAAGAGCTTGAAGAGATGTTCGATAAAATGATGCTGCGCGGGTACGAAACATGCATCAAGGACATGGAGAAGCTGCGCAGCGCCAAGGCCGATGAGGCAATGAATGATAAGAAGAGTGGTAGCAAGATGAGGACTGATGTGGTGGACCTATGCACATTGTTGATTCGTTGTGCGCAGGCGATGGCTGCGGGCAGTGTCATGACCGCGCAGGAGCTACTAAAGCAGATAAAGCAGAATGCATCATCAACAGGGGATGACACACAACGGCTGGCTCAATGTTTCTCCAAGGGGCTGGAGGCACGTCTAGCAGGCACAGGGAGCCAACTTTGGCAATTGCTGACGGCAGAGGGGCCCTTGGTCATAGAGTACCTACAGGCCTACAAGTTTTACTTGGCAGCCTGCTGCTTCAACAGGGTGGCCCTCTTTTTCAACATTATGACCATTGAGCATGCCATGGCGGGGAAGAGCAAGCTTCACATTGTAGACTACGGTCCCCATCATGGGTTCCAGTGGGCAGGCTTGCTCCGCTGGATGGCAAATAGGGAAGGTGGCCCACCAGAGGTGAAGATAACTGCTATAAGCCGCCTCCAGCCGAGGTCCTGTCCATCTGAGGGGATTGAGGATACGGGGCACCGGCTTGGCAAGTGTGCACGTGAGTTTGGTGTGCCATTCAAGTTCCATTCCATCACCGCAAGGTGGGAGACAATTTGCACCGACAACTTGAAAACGGATGCTGATGAGGTGCTTGTCGTGATTGACCTCTTTAATTTCAGTATCTTGATGGATGAGAGTATCTACTTTGATAACCCGAGCCCCCGGGATACTGTCCTCAATAACATCAGGAAGATGCGACCTGATGTCTTCATCCAGGGTGTTGTCAATAGCTCATATGGCACCTCCTTCTTAGCACGTTTTCGGGAGGCTCTGTTCTATTACAGTGCACTTTTTGACATGTTGGATGCAACCATCCCAAGGGAGTGTAAACTGCGGTCAGTGCTCGAACAGGGCATGTTGGGGCACTCTGTGCTGAATGTCATTGCCTGTGAGGGTGTGGACCTGGTGAACCGTCCTGAGAAGTATAGACAATGGCAGGTGAGGAACCAGCGGGCAGGCCTGAGGCAGCTGCCACTGAAACCAAACATAGTTAAGGTACTGAAAGAGAAGGTGATGAAGGACCATCATAGGGACTTTTTTGTCGGCGAGGATGGCCAGTGGTTGCTGCAAGGGTGGAAGGGGCGCATCCTCTATGCCCACTCTACATGGGTTGCTGAAGACGCCATTTCTGAATGA
- the LOC120646004 gene encoding scarecrow-like protein 14 encodes MEAAGAQHRVRISSTDLLNMAFLRGREEASKLLPRDDRLVISPEPHHMEITGRASKLMAMAAPADDEMVARMTASDCELPKEEMEHLRAAMADEAAARDVVDDDRRGARELLRQVKQHASPTGDATQRLAHCLAAALEARLAGAGTGTLREGGLHVRQPNHPPRRRREPPAARRGLRPPPGAPVAGPAAAAGGQGCGPPEVIITFVDLPQLGFRPASRIEETGRSLSAYARGIGVPFKSHAVAAARWDAIGADQLGIAVDDPGAVVVVNSLFKLETLADDSVVVDGGPSPRDRVLASIRGMRPSVFTHGVVNGFAGNSFPTRFRKALFYFSAVFDVLEATMPRASERRRVLERDVLGPCALNVVACEGRHRTDRFDSYRQWQLRSRRAGLRQLPLDREVVGEVRDEVGKHGYHRDFVISEDHGWLLQGWKGRILYAHANWVADDDDDASRP; translated from the exons ATGGAGGCCGCCGGAGCACAACACCGTGTGCGTATCAGCAGCACGGACCTGCTGAACATGGCGTTCCTCAGGGGCAGGGAGGAAGCCAGCAAGCTGTTGCCCAGAGACGACAGGCTCGTCATCAGCCCGGAGCCTCATCACATGGAGATCACCGGCAGAGCAAGCAAGCTGATGGCGATGGCCGCGCCAGCAGACGACGAAATGGTCGCCAGGATGACGGCCAGCGACTGTGAGCTGCCCAAGGAAGAGATGGAGCACCTGCGCGCCGCCATGGCGGACGAGGCGGCCGCCAGGgat GTGGTGGACGAcgaccgccgcggcgcgcgcgagctGCTCCGGCAGGTGAAGCAGCACGCGTCGCCCACGGGGGACGCCACGCAGCGCCTGGCGCACTGCCTCGCCGCGGCGCTGGAGGCGCGTCTCGCCGgcgcggggacggggacg CTTCGAGAAGGTGGCCTTCACGTTCGCCAACCAAAccatccgccgcgccgccgccgggagcccCCGGCTGCACGTCGTGGACTACGGCCTCCACCTGGGGCTCCAGTGGCCGGGCCTGCTGCGGCGGCTGGCGGCCAGGGATGCGGCCCGCCGGAGGTGATCATCACCTTCGTCGACCTGCCCCAGCTGGGGTTCCGGCCAGCCAGCCGCATCGAGGAGACCGGGCGCAGCCTGAGCGCATacgcccgcggcatcggcgtgccGTTCAAGTCCCACGCGGTAGCGGCGGCGAGATGGGACGCCATCGGCGCCGACCAGCTGGGCATTGCCGTCGACGACCCCGGCGCGGTGGTCGTCGTGAACAGCCTCTTCAAGCTCGAGACGCTGGCCGACGACAGCGTGGTGGTGGACGGCGGCCCGAGCCCCAGGGACCGGGTCCTCGCCAGCATCCGCGGGATGCGGCCGTCCGTCTTCACCCACGGCGTCGTCAACGGCTTCGCCGGCAACTCCTTCCCGACGAGGTTCCGGAAGGCGCTCTTCTACTTCTCGGCCGTGTTCGACGTGCTGGAGGCGACGATGCCGAGGgccagcgagcggcggcgagtgcTGGAGCGCGACGTGCTGGGGCCGTGCGCGCTCAACGTCGTCGCCTGCGAGGGCCGCCACCGGACCGACCGCTTCGACTCGTACAGGCAATGGCAGCTCCGGAGCCGACGCGCCGGCCTCCGGCAGCTGCCCTTGGACAGGGAGGTCGTCGGCGAGGTTAGGGACGAGGTCGGAAAGCACGGGTACCACAGGGACTTCGTAATCAGCGAGGACCACGGGTGGCTGCTGCAGGGGTGGAAGGGACGCATCCTCTACGCTCACGCAAACTGGGTTgcagatgacgacgacgacgcatcTCGTCCCTGA